TAGAGCATAAGTTTCCAGAAAGTATTAAATACGAGCCTGGAAAGTTTGTTCACCAGGATCTCAAATATCCGCCGCAATCAATGGATTCCATTAAATATAGCCAGGAGATGCAAGCAGCCGCTGCAGCTGCAGCCGGTAAATATGACATGAAATTCATGATAGATCAACATGCTGGCAAATTTCCCGGTGATCTACCATCACCCCATGGACCCCCTTCCGGAAAACCGTACAGCAGCGGTGGCAGTGATGCCACAACGAAAGTACAAGACCTCAAGGGTGGTTATCCACCACCTAACTTGGGACCACCTCCAGTTAGTATTGCTTCTACCCCAGGCGACAATCCTCCTACGCATAAATTTTTGGGAGGTCCGCAAGAGTCTTCTCCGCCAACTCATGGCCAACCACCAGGTGCGACACCACCACCCGGGTTGGCTATGCCGAAGCCACATTACGAGCATCAGGTGCAGCATCCCATGGCGAGACCACCATTTGAATCAGCAGCTGGCCTCATGATGAAATATGGTGACCCAATGGTTGGAAAATATGGTCCTCAAGATCTTAAGTATCCACCACTTCAAGGCCCTCCTACAGACATGAGCACTGGTGGCATGAAACCTTCTCCATATGGCGAAAACCTTGTGAAACCTTTACCGTATAGTGGTCAACTTGAAGTGGGTCATAAATACCCTCCTTCCGAAAGCCCTATAGATGCGTCGGCACGCTCTACGCCTGGGCAGGACAGCCAGAGTAGTAATAGCAGTTCATTACCTTCGAACCAACAACAATTTCAGTCGCCCCACCCCTCACCGCATATGCCGTCACCAGCTGGGGGCGGTCTCCCGCCTGGTATGCACCCACAGAATTTAATTTCACCACATAGTGGTCCTTTGTCCATACAATCGTCTCACCAAAGCCAGGTGTCCAGTGGATCAACGCCAAGTGGTCCACCAGCCCCTCAAGGTTTAATTCATCATCCCACACCAACGTCGGCGTCCAGCGGGAATGGCCCACAAGGTTTGCACCATCCCAGTCACCTTCCTCCCACTTCTGCTCCCCCAACATCCAACAGTGGAGCTCCTCATAGTATATCATCTATGGCTCCCTCAGGAATGCATCCACAACATATGCCTCCTGGACATCTGCCTCAATTACACAGGCCACATGCAGAATTACCGCCCGGTGCTGGAGGAATGCACCCTCATGCACCCATACCGCTATCTTTACAAAATCACGATCCTCGAAATGGGCCTCCGCTATCTTTGTCAAGTCATGGATTGGGGCATCATAGTCAAAATCCGCAACAAATTTCGTCGGGAACTGTACGTACGCCGTCGCCAGCTCAACCTCCCCAGAGATTAGGTATTCACGAAGAAAGATCTGGCGTGACAACAGCTTCCTCTACTCAATTACGAGATCCCCCTACATCACAGGCCTCATCGGGTCCTCCACCTCCCCCTCAGCAGTCTCCACATACACACCGTACATCGCCTCTACCAGGGTTGTCTAGCAATGTACCACCTGGCTTAATTGGTCATCCTATGCCAATTCACCCACACTTGGCGCATTTGCCCCCCGGTCACCCTGCTCATTCTAGCCATCACATGCTTCCACATTCTCTTGCTGGCTTAGGACCTGGGGCTGGTCCATTAGCATTGTTGGCTGGACCACCATCTCTTAATAGTATGCCTGAATCTGGTTTGAGTCGAAGAACACCACCTTCCTCACACATGCAGTCACCGCAACAACAACCTACTTCTTCTGCAAGTGGTCCAATGCCACCATCGCATGGTTCAAACCCACCAGTCTCGGCAACAACTTCGATGTCGAATACCAGTACTGTCCCATCATCGGCGTTTAGTCGAGCTAGTCCGAGCGTATCTACCAATTCGGGTCCTGGTGGCCCGAATCCACTTAGTGGACCCCCACATAGTGGTGGTAGTAACTCAGGGACCCCTAGCGGTCTAAACTCGTCTGCAGGCGGAGCTCATCGTTCCTCTTCACCTGCATCTAGTGTAGGCAGTCTAAGTCGACAGAGTCCACTGCATCCCGTTCCCCAGTCACCACTTAGTCATCATCCTTCGTCCTCAGCTCTTTCAGCGGCTGCAGCAGCTGTTGCAGAACGGGACAGACATGCTTTACTAAGACAACATTCACCGCATATGACACCTCCGCCTGTTTCGAGCGCTTCTGCTCTAATGGCAAGTCCATTGAGCAAGATGTATGGTCCGCAATCTGGGCAACGCGGCTTGGGAGCATCGCCCCCACCACATTTGCGCCCTGGTGCATCTCCACCTGTGATACGCCATCCACAAATGCCACTGCCATTGCCACTTATACCTGCAGGAGCTGGAATGCCCCCAATTGGTGTTCATCCGGGTCAATCTCCTTATCCTCACCCGCTTTTACATCCTTCAATGTTTTATTCGCCACATCATCACAGCCCATTCAATTCGCCATATGGATATGGACCGTATGGACCAGGTTTCCCAGCTTATATAAAACCTCCTGGTCCAGGTGGTTCATTGGAACAGGCAGTGATGGCTGCAGCTCATCATCCTGGTCTACAGGGACCACCACCCACTCGACCCGATGATCCAGCATTGGCAGCTGCGGTTGAAAAACAGAAACAGCAACAATTACAGCATCAACACatgcaacaacaacatcagcagcaacagcaacaacaacaacatcagcagcagcaacagcagcaacaacagcagcaacaacagcagcagcaacaacatcagcaacaacagcagcagcagcagcaacaacagatGCAACAGCAGCAACAGAACAAACCGCCAACACCAAAGACCCCACAAGGTAGTAATAACGGAAGTGGCAACAATGGCCCATCAACCCCAGGCCAACCCGCCGCTCCAACAGCTCTACCGCCTGCAGGATATCCTGGTTCACATATTCCCGGATATCCACCCCCGCCTCACGTATCGCCCTTTCAAGAAGTTGGCAAACCCCCACATATGTTACAGCCCACATCGCACATGGATGCTTTGCGAGCGCATGCTCATTCGGCAAGTTCGGGCTTGGTAGGGCCTTCTCAACCACACCATCATTCAACGGAACCGCGTATGTTATTAATTTCACTGTCATTTTCATGTAcattatttcacaaaaaaaatttattttttatagtgcCAATTGAGATTGAGCCAGATCCAGAACCGGAAATACCTAGTCCAACACATAATATACCACGTGGTCCTAGTCCTGAAGCTAAACCAGATGACACTGAATGTCATCGTTCCCAGTCAGCTATGTATGATGGAAACTATCAATTGACTAGCACaattatatacttatttctGATTTTTTCCACAGATTTGTTCGCCATATTGATCGCGGTGATTATAACTCTTGTACTAGAACTGATTTAATATTTAAGCCAGTAGCCGATTCCAAATTGGCACGTAAACGTGAAGACCGTGATCGTAAACTTGCCGAAAAAGAGAGAGAAAGGCGACAGGTACGTCTttgtttaaaaatcaattttattgtttagttTTCTCATTTATTCCTAATGACTACAGCAGCAACAAATgcaccaacaacaacagcagcagcaagcaGTCGCTGCCCAACAGGCAGCTCAACAGGCCAAACTTAAAGCTGAACTTAAACCTCCTTATACAGACACCCCAGCCCTGCGACAATTGTCAGAATATGCACGACCACATGTTGGTTTCAGGTAAGTATCGTAAATAAAAACGTAATTATCAGAATATTcggaaaagaaaaattaagtGTCGAAAATATACATAATACCATTTTTGAGATTGTAATTCTAGATAATTGTAAAATCCATGGAAAATACAGAAAATCTATAGTGAGAATTCAAacatcataattgtatatacttgtattgAAATTGACAACTCCTATCCCACACTATGATCTGATCGGAGAGATCTGATCTAAGTGTACGTGGCATGGACTGTGCAATTTGACTGCATGAACATGCTgtcaccagagaatgaagccgatccatttttgtcggcggcggctgacactaaatttttgccttcgGCGGCTTGGCGGAAAAGCCGATATAAAtatgtctattcggcggcggacaattatccattataaaatcaatttgaagttattcgaacggTAGTGAGATTAGTTGTAAACTAATCgtacaatcaaattttttgagcaaaatttttgcaaaattattataacagcttgatattgattgattgtggaggaaaggttcaacattttggcaaaaaatacgacaattattatttttctgatGTAAACcgatatttttgattgattGACGGCTAAATtttagtcgagatgagtcgatgtATTCGGCGTCGACTgtcaaaaaatggtcggcggcgcgactcggcggcgtcATTCTCTGCGTTGCACAGTGGTACCAAAtcgttttttaataattctgcaacttttgaacggataaagatatgtgtgaaagctgaggtgttttcctctaagtttggaAAATTGTGGGCccctagtgggtccacgggctgacctgtaggcgttgaaagttagTCACCTCGGGtgtacgaaattttgttttagctttcAACTCcccaattttgaaccgatttcgatgatttttttctgaatagAAATTGTAAAGCTCTACAAAAAGTGTACAATTGTCTCTTACCGTTCGCCAGATATAGgcccacaatttattttttttttttgtgcaaaattttgacaaagtagcgtcagtattttgaacctagAAGTTCCGTTTTTGAGTGGATCCGGaagttgaaattaaaaaaatacagaattttgacaattttttgggaaaaagtCGCATGCATTCTTTCTGacgtaacatttttttatagatttctaccaatcttttttttacttgtttcttatagaacaccaaataaggatacgttttaagcttttatcggcCATTTTGGCCAAATAGTATATGAATTCTTCTCCTCccaaaatcggcaatttttcaaaaattctcatttaGCAAAGCACCGATTATTGCTAAGCCGATCTCTTTTCCAAAAAGCCCCACAAACTAACTGTAAACGGTTTCAACGTCCTACCAGTAAACAGttgagaaatatgcaaattacaaaaaataacttttttttaatatgtccccacttttggggatttttgataccaattttgggaatggtgtatgcagcaatatttcttaaagcaattttccctgcaaaaatcaataaaacttGTAATGAGATCATAATTAATTCAAAAGTTATtaaggtttcaattcatatttttaatttccaaaaaatcggaatttttgaaaaaatttgttccttccccaaaaatttcaaatttccgtaattttttttttcaattacataaGACTAAAGTTCTCTCAAATAACTTTCCAACTATATGCGCCATAAACTTGCACTAAACATCACTAACTCGGGGCAAAATAATGCATTTCTGCAAAAGTACGTttttattggggctatacctaaatctgacacgttttaaatcaaacttggcacacttgacgatactatcaaatatactccttgtgcaaaatttgaagcatagcatgcatagctagaatgttaattctgttacctgtgcaaaatttcaagtaaattggagtgAAACTGTGGTCTCAGAGTGAAAATTTAGTTTCCGGTGctcatgtaaagggtgatactgtcaaaatttggtcaagggaaaacgcgtgtaaatcggtgaaatcgtttatttaaaaaatcaaattaaatttctttttcaagttcaattagtataaaattcaggaaaaatattcagttaggctttcgcttgacacctgccatcagattttgtacagccaccttgtccaccttcttcgccgcagaaagccagtttgccttgaactgctgctcgtccttagcagtttttttggtcttctttaggttccgcttgacaatagcccagtatttctcaattgggtggagctctggcgtgttgggagggttcttgtccttgggaaccacctgcacgttgttggcggcgtaccactccatggcctttttaccgtaatggcaagatgccaaatccggccaaaacagtacggaacaaccgtgtttcttcaggaaaggcaacagacgtttattcaaacactctttcacgtaaatttcttgattgccagtcccggaagctatgaaaatgctgattttcaagccacaggtacagatggcttgccaaaccagatatttctttgcgaactttgacagttttatgtgcttgaaaatatctgctacctttccccttccttttgccgtataaaactcctgtcccggaagctgcttgtagtcggctttgacgtaggtttcgtcgtccattaccacgcagtcaaacttcgtcagcatcgtcgtgtacagcctccgggatcgcgctttggccgtcgtattttgtttatcatcgcgatttggagtcactaccttcttgtaagtcgatagtccggctcgttttttggctcgatgcacggttgtagacgatacacccagcttatttgcggcatctcggagagagaggttagggtttcgcttgaaactaccggcaactctctttgtcgtctcagcggcttgcggttttcgatttccccccgatccagactttctggctgtcgacaaacgttccccaaacactttaattacatttgtaacggttgatttggcaacttttagcgattttaccagctttgcgtgcgagtagctcggattttcgcgatgcgcgagcaaaattttgatacgctgctcttcttgcttggacggcattttgacaactgatgagtgaattccaaaatcaaaataggagcaacattctacacacacaccttcaaaatgaggggtgttcaggttttttaaatgcaaaattgaaagaaatacgtcaagtttatattgaccaaattttgaccgtatcaccctttaagtgtaTATATATGGGTCCTATCTAAATcaaaaccgatttccaccaaattgatTGTACTACTAGCtggactccttgtgcaaaatttcaagcaaatctaaacaaagctctggcttctggggccataatgTAGTAACACcggattttgtcagtattttatatgGACCCTGAAGTATtcaaataattattccagctatTTGCTAAACTCATGCTGTATATAAAGTAGTTTTTAGCTGGCCGTGCAGCGGGGTACAgaattcgattttttaaaagtcAACTTCAATtccattatatttttaatataaagttcAATAATTTATGTTATTTGACGCCAGTAGTTTATTTTGGGCTAGTGGCGACGGAAGACCATAGACTTGTAATAGCAAAGACGGCAATAGgttggctaggttaggttaaagtgacagcccgattaagtttcaggctcacttagactattcagtccattgtgataccacattaactaaaagtacatattacatatgggcacttctagtctataCGATAGAtacatttccatattttttttaatatacttcATATTGatcaaaattaagattttacTCACTCAATAAAAAAACTACTACAATAAATtaacttgaaattttaaatatttgcggTTTTATAACTCTCAAAAACCTCTAATAAATTCGACTTATGggtaatcttaattttaatactttttccgacccgtaaactaaaataaaaatacttaaataaaaagctgaaataccaaaaaatgtctctagaaaaatattttggagcGTGAAagttacatatataaatttatacaatattttttataaaaatttacaatttgatATTCGTAATTTGCATGTATATTAACTATTGTTCATCGATTACAACTAAATTATTGATGAAATTATGTCGTTGTTATGGAGTCTATGGGTTTGTAAGATTTTTCCTAATGTTTCTAGAATTACGATCTCATTGAATATGGTAAAAACGATTTAGTGTATTTctagttataattttttttatatttgtatactTAGAAATCGATATAGAGATAACatcaaaattgtttcaaaatggaTTCTCTTTTGTCCTGAttgttttggcaaaaatgtatttcctctTTTATTTTGTTGCCCATCTTTTTGGGATATCacaaatgttattattttattttgtattttatttaaatttatttaaacagTTCGAAACCTTcgcttttgtttatttttattttccatatcacAATGAAGTAAagctattaaaatgaaattcattGTAATgtgttttttcttaaatatttaataatttcagtCCTGTTGAACAGATGGTACCCTATCATCATCCAATGGGGCCCATGTATAGTAGAGAAAGGTACATACGCAAACGATCAATTACATATATAATTTAGATAATAATTCACATAACCATGATTTGTATGACATTGCTGCTTGCCTACTCttttatatttcataaaatgcTTGATTTTATATTAACATATTAAATTATAATTCGTGGTGTTTTTTATGTGGCTAAGTGTTTAAAATTCGTTTTCAAAAGGTTACATCGATTCTTGCCATTAGCATTTGTTGAATGTTGCAAATAAGTCCATAATTTATCTGATATGTTGAACCAcgaattattattttgttaataaaaacatccaattaaattgcttttaataaaactttttttatgttaaaagtgcatgttttaattttttcaacattttgccactgctttgtttttttttttttcatttaatcatTTGCCCATAGTAATATctgtatctagaggtattgcacAGCCGAACACTATGtttatatgttatttttttcatttcagagAATTGGAAGAACTTAAAAATGCACAGGCAGCAGCGGCTGCTGGTCAATCACGTTTAGATCCTCATTGGATGGAATATTATAGACGGTAAGGctgatattttctaatttaaagTTACAAATACCTTacacccattttcatgaagctccgttagtgtttcgttagctaacgaacattTAAATGGCACTATGAGCATGTATGTCATCATGCCGGTATATTCATATGCCAgaataaatttgttaatttaatttaaccggagaaaaattttcttcctgccaactggcagttaaagtctaacgaagCTACAAGAAAATGCCCGTAATGGTAATAAGTAAGatcccaaaaatatttatatatatggtAAAGGCTTTTGAACTTTGATGTTCCTCATCTAAATCACCTTTGCCATAATATAAGTAGTAGAATGTACACGAGCGGAACAGGCATACGAaagttagaggtgtgcacgtgacacgaaattgtcgtgagtcacgctcatgacaacggggtgagtgtgcgtgattaacaaaccaaaacgtcgtgcgtgagcgtgagtcgcgaaaaaaatatcttcgtgagtgtgcgtgggtaaggaattacgctcacgaaaataatccagctcaccaacataaaacgcttaagatttaaattcatttacaattttaggaaTACCTGGTATGTtaagagtagaggtgtgcacgtgacacgaaattgtcgtgacacacGAACATTTCCGTGACTCacccgtgagtcgtgagtcacgctgacggcaacggcgtgagtgtgcgtgagcgtgattaaccaaccaaatgtcgtgcgtaagcgtgagtcacgaaaataatatcttcgtgagtgtgcgtgagtaacgaatttccaaaaaacacgctcacgaatataatcccgcttacgaaaataaaattcttacgagttgaattcatttataattttagtgacatcctagcttgtaagagttttataacgcactcgattttaaccatactcatgttttcagtcaggttctataggtaaatcactcataaaattattcgaagtttttcgtgagtcacgacatttttcgtgactcacgatatttttcgtgcgtCATGACAtgcaaaagattttcgtgcgtgagtgtgcgtgagtaaattttcttttcgtgagcgtgcgtgaccgtgagtcctaccaaaaaatatcgtgcgtgagtgtgcgtgaataagatttctccgtcgtgagtgagcgtgagcacaatattacttaggtgcacacc
This is a stretch of genomic DNA from Haematobia irritans isolate KBUSLIRL chromosome 4, ASM5000362v1, whole genome shotgun sequence. It encodes these proteins:
- the Gug gene encoding arginine-glutamic acid dipeptide repeats grunge isoform X9 yields the protein MAASTQGEIRVGPGHQVNDVYAKLPDYNPISSFPVDKENDERELEIPRWSPGAMADGDLLMFLRAARSMAAFQGKYPPEEILKRMCDGGLEEGIVAATRDDTTINAHDVLHDNGYDPGKALQALVKAPLTKSIEKKWCEDEIKKFIKGLRQFGKNFFRIQKDLLPHKETPELVEFYYLWKKTPSANSNRPHRRRRQSALRRNRVTRASNTPPKKEDTPEPQSATSAPTTTTTTATTTASTATADKGRASPVVTKEETSSLTEDDVSECDSDSSLTHKRDESPSRMRTRNKQQTTPGTGAKCDQTQVTQPQPTANGKRPKRGSETPDNVASATAASTAAGVNVDSPKTPTKPPVSEGTANKRKTGRQETPNKKKRNDTEGSVTGGSNTDNQDESTDTSATAPVIVSISKDKRKRAESPVESTNSDSRSDSAMDDGESTNTDSAEQQSKDSKESTSSKEESSSGNSELDSAKSDKNVIQKTEVKMPEIDIKDKIKNVDEETNIQAPSSMTQNTGMVVVSDNSLKDIKAPTEDPLAIPPTKPVSSVVNPPQPPIPPIKVPTVEALNASVDRKEVGKLDMMDTDMPKDMLKKLANMKQEISTPPQTQQPPPQAQTILPEVVYFKKEPKDAVMDAVCNQNSNEPQDLKVKIEVKSEDVKPPLLGGLPPSSQGQTPMSLTTKRVDGPDSSQHQQIPPPPSHLAHPLVSGPPPGYVVEGGHLKFAAPPPQTNQPPPSSSLPTENSTISPAPGPPSSGPHSQQQKYPADIEHKFPESIKYEPGKFVHQDLKYPPQSMDSIKYSQEMQAAAAAAAGKYDMKFMIDQHAGKFPGDLPSPHGPPSGKPYSSGGSDATTKVQDLKGGYPPPNLGPPPVSIASTPGDNPPTHKFLGGPQESSPPTHGQPPGATPPPGLAMPKPHYEHQVQHPMARPPFESAAGLMMKYGDPMVGKYGPQDLKYPPLQGPPTDMSTGGMKPSPYGENLVKPLPYSGQLEVGHKYPPSESPIDASARSTPGQDSQSSNSSSLPSNQQQFQSPHPSPHMPSPAGGGLPPGMHPQNLISPHSGPLSIQSSHQSQVSSGSTPSGPPAPQGLIHHPTPTSASSGNGPQGLHHPSHLPPTSAPPTSNSGAPHSISSMAPSGMHPQHMPPGHLPQLHRPHAELPPGAGGMHPHAPIPLSLQNHDPRNGPPLSLSSHGLGHHSQNPQQISSGTVRTPSPAQPPQRLGIHEERSGVTTASSTQLRDPPTSQASSGPPPPPQQSPHTHRTSPLPGLSSNVPPGLIGHPMPIHPHLAHLPPGHPAHSSHHMLPHSLAGLGPGAGPLALLAGPPSLNSMPESGLSRRTPPSSHMQSPQQQPTSSASGPMPPSHGSNPPVSATTSMSNTSTVPSSAFSRASPSVSTNSGPGGPNPLSGPPHSGGSNSGTPSGLNSSAGGAHRSSSPASSVGSLSRQSPLHPVPQSPLSHHPSSSALSAAAAAVAERDRHALLRQHSPHMTPPPVSSASALMASPLSKMYGPQSGQRGLGASPPPHLRPGASPPVIRHPQMPLPLPLIPAGAGMPPIGVHPGQSPYPHPLLHPSMFYSPHHHSPFNSPYGYGPYGPGFPAYIKPPGPGGSLEQAVMAAAHHPGLQGPPPTRPDDPALAAAVEKQKQQQLQHQHMQQQHQQQQQQQQHQQQQQQQQQQQQQQQQQHQQQQQQQQQQQMQQQQQNKPPTPKTPQGSNNGSGNNGPSTPGQPAAPTALPPAGYPGSHIPGYPPPPHVSPFQEVGKPPHMLQPTSHMDALRAHAHSASSGLVGPSQPHHHSTEPLPIEIEPDPEPEIPSPTHNIPRGPSPEAKPDDTECHRSQSAIFVRHIDRGDYNSCTRTDLIFKPVADSKLARKREDRDRKLAEKERERRQQQQMHQQQQQQQAVAAQQAAQQAKLKAELKPPYTDTPALRQLSEYARPHVGFSPVEQMVPYHHPMGPMYSRERELEELKNAQAAAAAGQSRLDPHWMEYYRRGIHPSQFPLYPNPAAISQMERERLGIPPHHVALDPSEHMPQPPEAGFQLPPNVGQFPRPNMLMPREPHSDVLLRMSYADQLQYLQAAEFQRQSLHDQYFRQRPR
- the Gug gene encoding arginine-glutamic acid dipeptide repeats grunge isoform X1, which gives rise to MAASTQGEIRVGPGHQVNDVYAKLPDYNPISSFPVDKENDERELEIPRWSPGAMADGDLLMFLRAARSMAAFQGKYPPEEILKRMCDGGLEEGIVAATRDDTTINAHDVLHDNGYDPGKALQALVKAPLTKSIEKKWCEDEIKKFIKGLRQFGKNFFRIQKDLLPHKETPELVEFYYLWKKTPSANSNRPHRRRRQSALRRNRVTRASNTPPKKEDTPEPQSATSAPTTTTTTATTTASTATADKGRASPVVTKEETSSLTEDDVSECDSDSSLTHKRDESPSRMRTRNKQQTTPGTGAKCDQTQVTQPQPTANGKRPKRGSETPDNVASATAASTAAGVNVDSPKTPTKPPVSEGTANKRKTGRQETPNKKKRNDTEGSVTGGSNTDNQDESTDTSATAPVIVSISKDKRKRAESPVESTNSDSRSDSAMDDGESTNTDSAEQQSKDSKESTSSKEESSSGNSELDSAKSDKNVIQKTEVKMPEIDIKDKIKNVDEETNIQAPSSMTQNTGMVVVSDNSLKDIKAPTEDPLAIPPTKPVSSVVNPPQPPIPPIKVPTVEALNASVDRKEVGKLDMMDTDMPKDMLKKLANMKQEISTPPQTQQPPPQAQTILPEVVYFKKEPKDAVMDAVCNQNSNEPQDLKVKIEVKSEDVKPPLLGGLPPSSQGQTPMSLTTKRVDGPDSSQHQQIPPPPSHLAHPLVSGPPPGYVVEGGHLKFAAPPPQTNQPPPSSSLPTENSTISPAPGPPSSGPHSQQQKYPADIEHKFPESIKYEPGKFVHQDLKYPPQSMDSIKYSQEMQAAAAAAAGKYDMKFMIDQHAGKFPGDLPSPHGPPSGKPYSSGGSDATTKVQDLKGGYPPPNLGPPPVSIASTPGDNPPTHKFLGGPQESSPPTHGQPPGATPPPGLAMPKPHYEHQVQHPMARPPFESAAGLMMKYGDPMVGKYGPQDLKYPPLQGPPTDMSTGGMKPSPYGENLVKPLPYSGQLEVGHKYPPSESPIDASARSTPGQDSQSSNSSSLPSNQQQFQSPHPSPHMPSPAGGGLPPGMHPQNLISPHSGPLSIQSSHQSQVSSGSTPSGPPAPQGLIHHPTPTSASSGNGPQGLHHPSHLPPTSAPPTSNSGAPHSISSMAPSGMHPQHMPPGHLPQLHRPHAELPPGAGGMHPHAPIPLSLQNHDPRNGPPLSLSSHGLGHHSQNPQQISSGTVRTPSPAQPPQRLGIHEERSGVTTASSTQLRDPPTSQASSGPPPPPQQSPHTHRTSPLPGLSSNVPPGLIGHPMPIHPHLAHLPPGHPAHSSHHMLPHSLAGLGPGAGPLALLAGPPSLNSMPESGLSRRTPPSSHMQSPQQQPTSSASGPMPPSHGSNPPVSATTSMSNTSTVPSSAFSRASPSVSTNSGPGGPNPLSGPPHSGGSNSGTPSGLNSSAGGAHRSSSPASSVGSLSRQSPLHPVPQSPLSHHPSSSALSAAAAAVAERDRHALLRQHSPHMTPPPVSSASALMASPLSKMYGPQSGQRGLGASPPPHLRPGASPPVIRHPQMPLPLPLIPAGAGMPPIGVHPGQSPYPHPLLHPSMFYSPHHHSPFNSPYGYGPYGPGFPAYIKPPGPGGSLEQAVMAAAHHPGLQGPPPTRPDDPALAAAVEKQKQQQLQHQHMQQQHQQQQQQQQHQQQQQQQQQQQQQQQQQHQQQQQQQQQQQMQQQQQNKPPTPKTPQGSNNGSGNNGPSTPGQPAAPTALPPAGYPGSHIPGYPPPPHVSPFQEVGKPPHMLQPTSHMDALRAHAHSASSGLVGPSQPHHHSTEPLPIEIEPDPEPEIPSPTHNIPRGPSPEAKPDDTECHRSQSAIFVRHIDRGDYNSCTRTDLIFKPVADSKLARKREDRDRKLAEKERERRQQQQMHQQQQQQQAVAAQQAAQQAKLKAELKPPYTDTPALRQLSEYARPHVGFSPVEQMVPYHHPMGPMYSRERELEELKNAQAAAAAGQSRLDPHWMEYYRRGIHPSQFPLYPNPAAISQMERERLGIPPHHVALDPSEHMIRLTREYHAHAHSHTHLHLPLPPQPQPPEAGFQLPPNVGQFPRPNMLMPREPHSDVLLRMSYADQLQYLQAAEFQRQSLHDQYFRQRPR